In Cryptomeria japonica chromosome 10, Sugi_1.0, whole genome shotgun sequence, a genomic segment contains:
- the LOC131045510 gene encoding cullin-3A isoform X2, with amino-acid sequence MVLHKYGDKLYSGLMTTMTVHLKDIAKAVDGAQGSLFLEELNRKWADHNKALQMIRDILMYMDRTYVTNARKTPVYELGLNLWRDYIIHAPKIKDRLQGTLLELVRCERTGEVINRGLMRNIIKMFTELGSSVYQDDFEKPFLDEASNFYTIESQQFIECSDCGDYLKKAERRLNEETERVSHYLDAKSEAKITNVVEKEMIDNHMQRLVHMENSGLVSMLVDDRFDDLRRMYSLFHRVPTGLTTIQDVMTSHLREIGKQLVTDPERLKDPVDFVQHLLDAKDKYANIISMSFNNDKTFLNALNSSFEYFINLNPRSPEFISLFVDDKLRKGLKVVNEDDVEAVLEKVMVLFRYLQEKDVFEKYYKQHLAKRLLSGKTVSDDAERSLIVRLKTECGYQFTSKLEGMFTDMKTSLDTLHGFNSMLGASGDANEGPTLAVQVLTTGSWPTQAGARCNLPREILAVCDKFKAYYLSTHSGRRLTWQTNMGTADLKAIFAKGQKHELNVSTYQMCVLMLFNSADCLSYNEIAEATDIPSSDLKRCLQSLACVKGRNVLSKEPMCKEINEEDNFYFNEKFSCKFYKVKIGTVVAHRESEPEKQETRQKVEEDRKPQIEAAIVRIMKARRILDHNNIVAEVTKQLQARFLPNPAVIKRRIESLIEREFLERDKIDRKLYKYLA; translated from the coding sequence ATGGTGCTTCATAAATATGGGGACAAGCTGTATTCTGGCCTTATGACTACAATGACAGTTCATCTGAAGGATATAGCCAAAGCAGTCGATGGAGCACAAGGGAGTTTGTTTTTGGAAGAGTTAAACAGAAAATGGGCGGACCATAACAAAGCATTGCAGATGATTAGAGATATTTTAATGTACATGGACAGAACATATGTAACAAATGCTCGCAAAACCCCAGTATATGAACTAGGACTAAATTTGTGGAGGGATTATATCATCCATGCTCCGAAAATAAAGGATAGGTTGCAGGGTACTCTTCTTGAGCTCGTACGTTGTGAACGAACAGGGGAAGTCATCAACCGAGGTTTAATGCGCAATATTATCAAGATGTTTACAGAGCTAGGTTCTTCTGTTTATCAAGATGATTTTGAGAAACCTTTTCTAGACGAGGCTTCAAATTTTTATACTATTGAATCTCAGCAGTTCATTGAATGCTCCGATTGTGGGGACTATCTCAAGAAAGCTGAGAGAAGGTTAAATGAAGAGACAGAAAGGGTTTCACACTATCTAGATGCAAAGAGTGAGGCTAAGATTACAAATGTTGTAGAGAAAGAAATGATAGACAATCATATGCAGAGATTAGTGCATATGGAAAATTCAGGACTGGTAAGCATGCTTGTGGATGACAGGTTTGATGATTTACGTCGCATGTACAGCTTGTTTCACCGAGTTCCTACAGGACTGACCACTATCCAAGATGTAATGACTTCTCATTTGCGTGAGATAGGGAAGCAGTTGGTAACTGATCCAGAGAGACTGAAAGATCCAGTGGACTTTGTGCAACATCTTCTTGATGCAAAGGACAAGTATGCTAATATTATAAGCATGTCATTCAACAATGACAAGACCTTCCTAAATGCCTTGAATTCATCGTTTGAGTACTTCATCAATTTAAATCCAAGGTCTCCTGAGTTTATTTCCCTGTTTGTTGATGACAAGCTTCGGAAAGGCCTTAAAGTAGTCAATGAAGATGATGTGGAGGCAGTTTTGGAGAAAGTGATGGTGTTGTTTCGATATCTTCAAGAGAAGGATGTCTTTGAAAAATATTACAAACAACACTTAGCTAAGAGACTTCTCTCAGGAAAGACTGTTTCAGATGATGCAGAGAGAAGCCTAATAGTGAGATTAAAAACAGAGTGTGGTTATCAGTTTACTTCAAAGTTGGAAGGTATGTTTACAGACATGAAGACTTCTCTGGACACTTTGCACGGTTTCAATTCAATGTTGGGTGCATCTGGTGATGCCAATGAAGGTCCTACTTTGGCTGTCCAAGTTCTCACTACAGGTTCATGGCCAACACAAGCTGGTGCTAGGTGCAACTTGCCTAGAGAAATTTTGGCAGTGTGTGACAAGTTTAAGGCATACTACCTAAGCACTCACTCTGGCCGTAGGCTGACATGGCAGACAAACATGGGCACAGCAGATTTAAAGGCAATCTTTGCAAAAGGTCAGAAGCATGAACTCAATGTCTCAACTTATCAGATGTGCGTCCTTATGCTTTTTAATTCGGCAGACTGCTTGAGTTATAATGAAATTGCAGAAGCAACGGACATACCTTCTTCAGATCTGAAAAGATGCTTGCAGTCTCTTGCATGTGTAAAGGGAAGAAATGTGCTTTCTAAGGAACCTATGTGTAAAGaaataaatgaagaagataactttTACTTCAATGAGAAGTTTAGTTGCAAATTTTACAAGGTCAAAATTGGCACTGTTGTTGCACACAGGGAGAGTGAGCCAGAAAAGCAGGAGACCCGTCAGAAGGTGGAGGAAGACAGAAAACCTCAAATTGAAGCTGCCATTGTTAGGATTATGAAAGCAAGGCGCATTTTGGACCATAACAATATTGTTGCTGAGGTAACCAAACAGTTACAGGCACGGTTTTTGCCAAACCCCGCAGTAATAAAGAGACGGATAGAGTCACTTATAGAACGAGAGTTCTTGGAAAGGGATAAGATAGATCGGAAACTGTACAAGTATCTTGCCTAA
- the LOC131045510 gene encoding cullin-3A isoform X1 produces the protein MSTAKKRNIKIEPFKHRIDMDSKHADKTWKILADAIHEIYNQNASGLSFEELYRNAYNMVLHKYGDKLYSGLMTTMTVHLKDIAKAVDGAQGSLFLEELNRKWADHNKALQMIRDILMYMDRTYVTNARKTPVYELGLNLWRDYIIHAPKIKDRLQGTLLELVRCERTGEVINRGLMRNIIKMFTELGSSVYQDDFEKPFLDEASNFYTIESQQFIECSDCGDYLKKAERRLNEETERVSHYLDAKSEAKITNVVEKEMIDNHMQRLVHMENSGLVSMLVDDRFDDLRRMYSLFHRVPTGLTTIQDVMTSHLREIGKQLVTDPERLKDPVDFVQHLLDAKDKYANIISMSFNNDKTFLNALNSSFEYFINLNPRSPEFISLFVDDKLRKGLKVVNEDDVEAVLEKVMVLFRYLQEKDVFEKYYKQHLAKRLLSGKTVSDDAERSLIVRLKTECGYQFTSKLEGMFTDMKTSLDTLHGFNSMLGASGDANEGPTLAVQVLTTGSWPTQAGARCNLPREILAVCDKFKAYYLSTHSGRRLTWQTNMGTADLKAIFAKGQKHELNVSTYQMCVLMLFNSADCLSYNEIAEATDIPSSDLKRCLQSLACVKGRNVLSKEPMCKEINEEDNFYFNEKFSCKFYKVKIGTVVAHRESEPEKQETRQKVEEDRKPQIEAAIVRIMKARRILDHNNIVAEVTKQLQARFLPNPAVIKRRIESLIEREFLERDKIDRKLYKYLA, from the coding sequence GAATGCTTACAATATGGTGCTTCATAAATATGGGGACAAGCTGTATTCTGGCCTTATGACTACAATGACAGTTCATCTGAAGGATATAGCCAAAGCAGTCGATGGAGCACAAGGGAGTTTGTTTTTGGAAGAGTTAAACAGAAAATGGGCGGACCATAACAAAGCATTGCAGATGATTAGAGATATTTTAATGTACATGGACAGAACATATGTAACAAATGCTCGCAAAACCCCAGTATATGAACTAGGACTAAATTTGTGGAGGGATTATATCATCCATGCTCCGAAAATAAAGGATAGGTTGCAGGGTACTCTTCTTGAGCTCGTACGTTGTGAACGAACAGGGGAAGTCATCAACCGAGGTTTAATGCGCAATATTATCAAGATGTTTACAGAGCTAGGTTCTTCTGTTTATCAAGATGATTTTGAGAAACCTTTTCTAGACGAGGCTTCAAATTTTTATACTATTGAATCTCAGCAGTTCATTGAATGCTCCGATTGTGGGGACTATCTCAAGAAAGCTGAGAGAAGGTTAAATGAAGAGACAGAAAGGGTTTCACACTATCTAGATGCAAAGAGTGAGGCTAAGATTACAAATGTTGTAGAGAAAGAAATGATAGACAATCATATGCAGAGATTAGTGCATATGGAAAATTCAGGACTGGTAAGCATGCTTGTGGATGACAGGTTTGATGATTTACGTCGCATGTACAGCTTGTTTCACCGAGTTCCTACAGGACTGACCACTATCCAAGATGTAATGACTTCTCATTTGCGTGAGATAGGGAAGCAGTTGGTAACTGATCCAGAGAGACTGAAAGATCCAGTGGACTTTGTGCAACATCTTCTTGATGCAAAGGACAAGTATGCTAATATTATAAGCATGTCATTCAACAATGACAAGACCTTCCTAAATGCCTTGAATTCATCGTTTGAGTACTTCATCAATTTAAATCCAAGGTCTCCTGAGTTTATTTCCCTGTTTGTTGATGACAAGCTTCGGAAAGGCCTTAAAGTAGTCAATGAAGATGATGTGGAGGCAGTTTTGGAGAAAGTGATGGTGTTGTTTCGATATCTTCAAGAGAAGGATGTCTTTGAAAAATATTACAAACAACACTTAGCTAAGAGACTTCTCTCAGGAAAGACTGTTTCAGATGATGCAGAGAGAAGCCTAATAGTGAGATTAAAAACAGAGTGTGGTTATCAGTTTACTTCAAAGTTGGAAGGTATGTTTACAGACATGAAGACTTCTCTGGACACTTTGCACGGTTTCAATTCAATGTTGGGTGCATCTGGTGATGCCAATGAAGGTCCTACTTTGGCTGTCCAAGTTCTCACTACAGGTTCATGGCCAACACAAGCTGGTGCTAGGTGCAACTTGCCTAGAGAAATTTTGGCAGTGTGTGACAAGTTTAAGGCATACTACCTAAGCACTCACTCTGGCCGTAGGCTGACATGGCAGACAAACATGGGCACAGCAGATTTAAAGGCAATCTTTGCAAAAGGTCAGAAGCATGAACTCAATGTCTCAACTTATCAGATGTGCGTCCTTATGCTTTTTAATTCGGCAGACTGCTTGAGTTATAATGAAATTGCAGAAGCAACGGACATACCTTCTTCAGATCTGAAAAGATGCTTGCAGTCTCTTGCATGTGTAAAGGGAAGAAATGTGCTTTCTAAGGAACCTATGTGTAAAGaaataaatgaagaagataactttTACTTCAATGAGAAGTTTAGTTGCAAATTTTACAAGGTCAAAATTGGCACTGTTGTTGCACACAGGGAGAGTGAGCCAGAAAAGCAGGAGACCCGTCAGAAGGTGGAGGAAGACAGAAAACCTCAAATTGAAGCTGCCATTGTTAGGATTATGAAAGCAAGGCGCATTTTGGACCATAACAATATTGTTGCTGAGGTAACCAAACAGTTACAGGCACGGTTTTTGCCAAACCCCGCAGTAATAAAGAGACGGATAGAGTCACTTATAGAACGAGAGTTCTTGGAAAGGGATAAGATAGATCGGAAACTGTACAAGTATCTTGCCTAA